A region of Acyrthosiphon pisum isolate AL4f unplaced genomic scaffold, pea_aphid_22Mar2018_4r6ur Scaffold_21223;HRSCAF=23355, whole genome shotgun sequence DNA encodes the following proteins:
- the LOC100571540 gene encoding phosphatidylinositol 4-kinase alpha-like: protein MDCARTYIYILLIYLQNQLQELKSQILQHLTPAPPEVTAAVNKLSFAQATYLLSVYYLETMRIQNSNDPSLQPIFDYLSDYAIQKDKTGLWHCVSSVGDKVFSLFLNAMSTQAKDETREKKLEYHAQLLLVNFNHVHKLIQCVADKWLSGLVSKFPHLLWTNVYLDYV, encoded by the exons atggactgcgccagaacatacatatatatactactcATATATCTTCAGAACCAGCTTCAAGAACTAAAGTCTCAAATACTTCAACATCTTACTCCAGCTCCACCTGAAGTTACTGCAGCTgtgaataaattatcatttgcaCAGGCAACCTACCTGTTgtcagtatattatttagaaactaTGCGAATACAAAACTCAAATGATCCAAGCCTACAGCCAATTTTTGATTACTTATCAGATTATGCTATTCAGAAAGATAAAACAGGATTATGGCATTGTGTTTCTAGCGTTGGGGATaaagtattttcattatttttaaatgcgaTGTCTACACAAGCAAAGGATGAgactagagaaaaaaaattggagtACCATGctcaattattattggttaattttaatcatgtacATAAATTGATTCAATGTGTGGCAGACAAATGGCTTTCTGGACTTGTTAGCAA GTTCCCACATTTATTATGGACCAACGTGTACTTGGACTATGTGTGA